GTTCATGGTGGCAGTAAATGGCCCGTCGATGTTGGCAAACGAGGGGTCGAATGATACACTCTCTCCGGCATCTTCCAAATCACGACCCACAAAACGGCCATCCAAACGGCCAATGGTCAGGCCATCGGTTCGGCGCAGTTGTTTGTAAAAACGATCTTCGGTTACCCGCAGGTTCGATTGCAAACAATACTCTTTACTCAGGCCGGTGAAGTAGGCCATCTTCTCTGCCACTTTTTCTTTTTCGGCCTGCGATAGCCAACCGCCTTTCAGCAAAGCTGTAGCATATTCACCCATGGCAAAGGCTTCACTTTCCCGCAAGGTTTTTTGCAAATCGGCTTGCAGCGCAGGCGATAATTTTTTGTGGTACCAGGCAGCCGCGGTGAATGTGGGAATGTACAGGACACGGGGTAAATCGTGACCCACATAATAATCATTGCTGCCAAAATTGAGTACTGCAGAAATGAGGATAACACCATTGATGTAGATGCGATAGCGGTCTTGTAAATATTTTGACAAGCCTGCTGCACGGGTGGTGCCGTAGCTTTCGCCAGCCAGGTATTTGGCGCTGGCCCAGCGTTGTTTTTTATTGAGGAAGGTTTGCACAAATGCGCCTACGCTACTAATGTCTTCTACATAGCCATGGAACTGTCCGGCTTTTTCGCCGGGGGCGGGTCTGCTGTAGCCGGTACTAATGGGGTCGAGAAAAACGAGGTCTGTTTTATCGAGCCAGCCATATTCGTTGTCTACAATTTTATAGGGTGGCGTGGTGGCTTTGCCTTCATCATCGAGCAGCACACGGCGGGGTGCGATGCCACCCATGTGCAGCCACACCGATGATGAACCCGGACCACCATTGAAACAAAACGTAATGGGCCGCTTGTCGGGTGTTTCACCATCTTTAAGATAGTAGGTGTAAAACATTTTGGCAATCACTTTGCCGGTATCGTTGCGCAAGTGCATGTAGCCACATTGCACGGTGTAGTTGAGCTTGCTGCCATTAACCGTAATGCTCTGTTTGGTAACCGATTCGGTACCCGGTACCACCGACCAGGTTTTTTCTTTTTCGGCAGGCTCATTTTTCGGCTGGGCATTTGCACTGCCCATTGCCAATAGCAAGGCTGTTGCCAGTATCCAATGTTGCATAACTCCGTTTTAGTGATGGATGAAAATAGTCGTTCCTCAACGTTACTTTTTTTGAATAATGGCATACGCCTCATCTGCAGCTACGCCAATTTGATCGAGGCCTTCGGTGAGC
The Phnomibacter ginsenosidimutans genome window above contains:
- a CDS encoding S10 family peptidase → MQHWILATALLLAMGSANAQPKNEPAEKEKTWSVVPGTESVTKQSITVNGSKLNYTVQCGYMHLRNDTGKVIAKMFYTYYLKDGETPDKRPITFCFNGGPGSSSVWLHMGGIAPRRVLLDDEGKATTPPYKIVDNEYGWLDKTDLVFLDPISTGYSRPAPGEKAGQFHGYVEDISSVGAFVQTFLNKKQRWASAKYLAGESYGTTRAAGLSKYLQDRYRIYINGVILISAVLNFGSNDYYVGHDLPRVLYIPTFTAAAWYHKKLSPALQADLQKTLRESEAFAMGEYATALLKGGWLSQAEKEKVAEKMAYFTGLSKEYCLQSNLRVTEDRFYKQLRRTDGLTIGRLDGRFVGRDLEDAGESVSFDPSFANIDGPFTATMNDYFQRELKFTTEEDYNIFGNVRPWNYNNVQNQFLNVAESLRDAMAKNPSLKVYLGGGFYDFATPYFTAQYDLEHMQLRPEQRSRVRTHWYESGHMYYIHKPSLVQFKKDMDAFFDWNPGQ